From a region of the Nitrospirota bacterium genome:
- a CDS encoding DUF4149 domain-containing protein yields MVTAREPGRGLVVCRTLELVALAVWVGGLVAIVGAVIPAVFNSFGMEPGGRFLTRVFDGYNRLTTAAIVVLAGTTGWRVRQSQHASVDEPSAGQVQRTEGLLLTVMILIAGLIILVLGPSSVMLQEQAFAAQGEAAKKAAYDAFFRTHMIVRALYVVNLGLGIALLAVKAARWTNAQQAAT; encoded by the coding sequence ATCGTGACGGCAAGAGAGCCAGGACGAGGGCTGGTCGTCTGTCGCACGCTGGAGCTGGTGGCGCTGGCGGTCTGGGTGGGGGGCTTGGTCGCGATCGTCGGCGCGGTCATTCCGGCCGTCTTCAACTCCTTCGGGATGGAGCCGGGCGGGCGCTTCCTCACCAGGGTCTTCGACGGGTATAATCGGCTGACCACCGCAGCCATCGTGGTCTTGGCCGGCACGACCGGCTGGCGGGTCCGGCAGAGCCAGCACGCATCGGTGGACGAACCGTCGGCCGGTCAGGTGCAGCGAACGGAAGGACTGCTTTTGACCGTGATGATCCTGATCGCGGGGCTGATCATCCTGGTGCTGGGCCCCTCGTCCGTCATGCTCCAGGAGCAGGCCTTTGCGGCACAAGGGGAGGCGGCCAAGAAAGCGGCCTACGACGCTTTCTTTCGGACCCACATGATCGTGCGCGCATTATATGTGGTAAATCTGGGGCTCGGCATTGCGTTACTGGCGGTGAAAGCCGCCCGTTGGACCAACGCACAGCAGGCAGCGACATGA
- a CDS encoding aspartate carbamoyltransferase catalytic subunit encodes MSLKHKDLTGIATLSPDEIMLILETADSFKEVSGREIKKVPALRGKTVVNFFFEPSTRTRTSFELAAKRLSADVINFSPSSSSVVKGETLLDTARNIEAMQADIIVLRHQAAGAAETLARGVKSSVINAGDGWHEHPTQALLDLFTMREKHPTFKGLTVAIVGDIAHSRVARSNIYALTKMGAEVRAVGPPTMIPACLDRLGAKVYHHMDEALRGVDVIMMLRLQLERQGRALFPTIREYSRLYGLTAERVKLANAGALIMHPGPINRGVEIAPEVADSFSSVILDQVTNGVAVRMAVLYLLAGAN; translated from the coding sequence ATGAGCCTCAAACATAAAGATTTAACCGGCATCGCGACGCTGTCGCCGGACGAGATCATGCTGATCCTCGAGACCGCCGACTCCTTCAAGGAAGTCAGCGGCCGCGAAATCAAGAAAGTGCCGGCCCTCCGCGGCAAGACGGTGGTGAACTTCTTCTTCGAACCCAGCACGAGGACCCGCACCTCGTTCGAGTTGGCCGCCAAGCGGCTCAGCGCCGACGTCATCAACTTCTCCCCCTCGTCCAGCAGCGTGGTCAAAGGCGAGACGCTCCTGGACACGGCGCGCAATATCGAGGCCATGCAAGCCGACATCATCGTGCTACGCCACCAGGCCGCCGGCGCCGCAGAAACCCTGGCCCGGGGAGTGAAGTCCTCGGTCATCAACGCCGGGGATGGGTGGCACGAACACCCGACCCAGGCCCTGCTGGATCTGTTTACGATGCGCGAGAAGCACCCGACGTTCAAAGGGCTCACGGTCGCCATCGTCGGGGACATCGCGCACAGCCGCGTGGCCCGGTCGAACATCTATGCCCTCACCAAGATGGGGGCGGAAGTCCGGGCCGTGGGCCCGCCTACCATGATTCCGGCCTGCCTCGACCGGCTGGGCGCCAAGGTCTACCACCACATGGACGAAGCCTTGCGGGGCGTGGACGTGATCATGATGCTGCGGCTGCAACTGGAACGGCAGGGACGGGCGCTGTTTCCGACGATCCGCGAATACTCCCGTCTCTACGGCTTGACCGCGGAACGGGTCAAACTCGCCAATGCCGGCGCGCTGATCATGCACCCGGGCCCCATCAACCGAGGCGTGGAGATCGCGCCGGAGGTGGCGGACAGCTTCTCGTCCGTCATTCTGGATCAAGTCACCAACGGGGTGGCCGTCCGCATGGCGGTCCTCTATCTTCTGGCAGGAGCCAATTAA
- a CDS encoding M48 family peptidase: MNAERQTGASPHTDTWDRLAATPIGRRAALCLGARGALGLWTALGAGAAFGLFESLTGCVRAPGTARDQLIFISEEREMEMGVQAFRGVLRGTRLNENPEINEMVHRVGQRIAEAARKPEYQWEFAVIQDDRTINAFALPGGKVAVFTGILRLTRDDDGLATVMGHEVAHALQRHGAERMSRGILEQIAQVGTMAASATGAINPAAMQGLQSAYGVGVSLPFNRKQESEADFIGLRLMAQAGYDPRAAVPFWERMSGCPRQMIGKLCFRTQNAIPEFLSTHPSDATRIGQIEAWMPDAMRFYQPPGGSEPVQDIPAPKPIYKPQIGPMPG; this comes from the coding sequence ATGAACGCGGAACGACAGACAGGGGCCTCGCCTCACACCGACACCTGGGATCGGCTGGCGGCTACGCCGATCGGACGGCGCGCGGCCTTGTGCCTGGGCGCGCGCGGCGCGCTCGGCCTCTGGACGGCCCTGGGCGCCGGCGCCGCATTCGGCCTGTTCGAATCCCTGACCGGCTGCGTCCGCGCGCCGGGCACCGCCCGCGATCAGCTCATCTTCATCTCCGAGGAGCGCGAGATGGAAATGGGCGTCCAGGCATTCCGCGGGGTCTTGCGGGGAACTCGGCTCAATGAAAACCCCGAGATCAACGAGATGGTCCACCGGGTGGGGCAGCGGATCGCCGAAGCGGCGCGGAAGCCGGAGTACCAGTGGGAGTTCGCCGTGATCCAGGACGATCGCACGATCAACGCCTTTGCCTTGCCGGGCGGCAAAGTCGCCGTCTTCACGGGCATCCTCCGGTTGACGCGCGACGACGACGGACTGGCCACCGTCATGGGACACGAGGTCGCGCATGCGCTGCAACGTCACGGCGCGGAGCGAATGAGCCGCGGCATCCTCGAACAAATCGCGCAGGTCGGCACCATGGCGGCCTCGGCGACCGGAGCCATCAACCCCGCCGCCATGCAAGGCCTGCAGAGCGCCTACGGCGTCGGCGTGTCCTTGCCCTTCAATCGCAAGCAGGAATCGGAAGCGGATTTTATCGGGCTCCGCCTGATGGCCCAAGCTGGCTACGATCCAAGAGCCGCGGTGCCCTTCTGGGAACGGATGAGCGGCTGCCCTAGACAGATGATCGGCAAGCTCTGCTTCCGCACGCAAAACGCGATCCCGGAGTTTCTGTCGACCCACCCGTCGGACGCCACTCGTATCGGCCAGATCGAAGCCTGGATGCCGGACGCCATGCGCTTCTACCAGCCGCCTGGCGGGTCCGAACCGGTTCAGGATATCCCCGCTCCGAAACCGATTTACAAACCGCAAATCGGGCCGATGCCGGGATGA
- a CDS encoding glutamate-5-semialdehyde dehydrogenase, with translation MDTQAPLTDASDASLEPVSPEALVPEAPPKTNQEYIEDLVKQARSAAGKLASLSTTVKNQALLAMADGLEAKTEEILAANENDLKAFEEGEKGKDKAFADRLRLTSQRIAEMAKGLREVAKLPDPVGESLKMWQRPNGMLVGRVRVPIGVIGIIYESRPNVTADSAALCLKSGNVCILRGGSEAIHSNRAIAAVLVEAAEQAGVPAGAISLVDRTDREVALELLKQDQFVDLIIPRGGESLMKTVTEESRIPVIKHDKGICHTYVDLDADLTMAKSVCVNAKVQRPSTCNAMEALLVHEKVAKAFLPDFIKELCAAGVEVRGCAKTCQISPDAKPASDEDYGQEFLALILAVKVVKNMDEAMEHITRYGSRHTEAIITNDYGRGLRFLREVDASAVMINASTRLNDGYQFGLGAEIGISTTRIHARGPMGLEELTCSKFVVYGSGQVRE, from the coding sequence ATGGATACACAGGCTCCGCTCACTGATGCGTCGGACGCTTCGCTTGAACCGGTCTCGCCCGAGGCCCTCGTTCCCGAAGCTCCTCCCAAGACGAACCAGGAATACATCGAAGACTTGGTGAAGCAGGCCCGGTCCGCCGCCGGGAAGCTGGCCTCGCTCTCGACCACCGTGAAGAACCAGGCGCTGCTGGCCATGGCGGACGGCCTCGAAGCCAAGACAGAAGAGATCCTGGCCGCGAACGAGAACGACCTGAAGGCCTTCGAGGAGGGCGAGAAGGGCAAGGACAAGGCCTTCGCGGACCGCCTCCGGCTCACGTCCCAACGGATCGCCGAGATGGCCAAGGGCCTGCGGGAGGTCGCCAAGCTGCCCGATCCGGTCGGCGAGTCGCTCAAGATGTGGCAGCGGCCCAACGGGATGCTGGTCGGCCGCGTGCGCGTGCCGATCGGCGTGATCGGCATCATCTACGAATCGCGTCCCAACGTCACCGCCGACTCGGCCGCGCTCTGCCTCAAGTCCGGCAACGTCTGCATCCTGCGGGGCGGGTCGGAAGCAATTCACTCCAACCGCGCCATCGCTGCCGTGCTGGTGGAGGCGGCGGAACAGGCCGGGGTGCCGGCCGGCGCCATCTCGCTCGTGGACCGGACGGACCGGGAGGTGGCGCTGGAGTTGCTCAAGCAGGATCAATTCGTGGATCTGATCATCCCGCGGGGCGGGGAGTCCCTGATGAAAACCGTGACGGAGGAGTCCCGCATCCCGGTGATCAAGCACGATAAGGGCATCTGCCATACTTATGTGGATTTGGACGCGGACCTGACCATGGCCAAGTCCGTCTGCGTCAACGCCAAGGTCCAACGCCCCTCCACCTGCAACGCGATGGAAGCGCTGCTGGTCCATGAGAAAGTCGCCAAAGCATTCTTGCCCGACTTCATCAAGGAGCTGTGCGCGGCAGGGGTCGAAGTCCGCGGCTGCGCCAAGACCTGCCAGATCAGCCCGGACGCCAAGCCGGCTTCGGACGAGGATTATGGCCAGGAATTCCTGGCCCTCATTCTGGCCGTCAAGGTAGTCAAGAACATGGACGAAGCGATGGAGCATATCACCCGCTACGGCTCCCGCCACACAGAGGCCATCATCACCAACGACTATGGACGGGGGCTGCGCTTCCTTCGCGAGGTGGATGCCAGCGCCGTGATGATCAACGCCTCGACCAGGCTCAACGACGGCTATCAATTCGGGCTCGGCGCGGAGATCGGCATCAGCACCACCCGCATCCATGCCCGAGGCCCGATGGGGCTGGAAGAGCTGACCTGCTCCAAATTCGTCGTGTATGGAAGCGGACAAGTTCGAGAATAG
- the carA gene encoding carbamoyl-phosphate synthase small subunit has protein sequence MKKAILALADGTVFEGRALGFPGETVGELVFNTSMTGYQEILTDPSYKGQIVTMTCPHIGNYGVNTSDVESRRTWADGFVVKESSRRPSNWRAELGLSEYLTESRIVGIEGLDTRALTRHLRDRGCQQAVISHLDLDPKRATEKARTAPTIIGRDLAATVTCAAPYEWTEGSGAWPPDIAAHDAPGRPGRAGQRPFRVVVYDFGVKQNILRRLVDVGCAVTVVPASTKAEAVKAMRPDGIMFSNGPGDPEALPYAVETLRQLIGWRPLLCICLGHQILGLALGLKTYKLTFGHHAGNHPVMDLRTKKVEITAQNHNFAVQLPKPFDPTAPQATVDTKFGRVAVSHLSLNDGSVEGLACLDHPVLSLQYHPEASPGPHDSAYLFRQFAQMMETHHA, from the coding sequence ATGAAGAAAGCAATCCTGGCTCTGGCAGATGGGACGGTCTTCGAGGGCCGCGCGCTCGGCTTTCCCGGTGAAACCGTCGGCGAGCTGGTGTTCAATACGTCCATGACCGGGTATCAGGAAATCCTGACCGACCCTTCCTACAAGGGCCAGATCGTCACGATGACCTGCCCCCATATCGGCAACTACGGCGTGAACACATCGGACGTCGAGTCCCGCCGCACCTGGGCCGATGGGTTCGTGGTCAAAGAGTCCAGCCGCAGGCCGAGCAACTGGCGCGCAGAACTGGGGTTGAGCGAGTATCTGACGGAATCGCGCATCGTCGGCATCGAGGGACTGGACACCCGGGCTCTCACCCGGCACTTGCGGGACCGGGGCTGCCAGCAGGCCGTGATCTCGCACCTGGATCTCGACCCCAAGCGGGCAACCGAAAAGGCGCGGACCGCCCCCACGATCATCGGCCGAGACCTGGCCGCTACCGTCACCTGCGCCGCGCCCTACGAATGGACGGAAGGCTCCGGCGCCTGGCCGCCGGACATCGCGGCGCACGACGCGCCTGGCCGGCCAGGCAGGGCGGGGCAGCGGCCCTTCCGGGTGGTCGTCTACGACTTCGGCGTCAAGCAGAACATTCTCCGCCGGCTCGTGGATGTCGGCTGTGCCGTCACCGTCGTGCCGGCCTCGACCAAGGCCGAGGCCGTGAAGGCGATGCGTCCGGACGGGATCATGTTCTCCAACGGACCCGGCGACCCGGAGGCCCTGCCTTATGCGGTGGAAACGCTCCGGCAGTTGATCGGTTGGCGGCCGCTCTTGTGCATCTGCCTGGGCCATCAGATTCTGGGGCTGGCGCTGGGGCTCAAGACCTACAAGCTGACCTTCGGCCACCACGCCGGCAACCACCCGGTGATGGACCTGCGCACCAAGAAAGTCGAGATCACCGCCCAGAACCATAACTTCGCGGTGCAGCTGCCCAAACCGTTCGATCCGACCGCACCCCAGGCGACCGTGGACACAAAGTTCGGGCGGGTGGCCGTCAGCCACCTGAGCTTGAACGACGGCTCGGTCGAGGGACTGGCCTGTCTGGACCATCCGGTCCTGTCCTTGCAGTACCATCCGGAAGCCTCGCCAGGACCGCACGACTCGGCCTATTTATTTCGTCAATTCGCCCAGATGATGGAGACACACCATGCCTGA
- a CDS encoding dihydroorotase — MTILIKGGRVIDPGRLNGPAEVLIENGKVAAVGQNLLASAGRDKGSVTTVDASGKLVLPGFVDLHVHFREPGFEYKETIATGGASAVAGGFTAVCCMPNTNPVNDSQSVTEFILEKARAAGNCSVFPVGAITKGSEGKELAEIGDLRRAGCVAISDDGRPVMNSMVMRRAMEYALAFDLPVIDHCEDLHLSEGGCMNEGLVSTELGLAGIPAAAEDVMVARNIALAELTGARLHLAHVSTAGSVRMVREAKARGIRVTAEACPHHFSLTEEAVRGFNTLAKMNPPLRAWQDVQAIKEGLADGTIDVIATDHAPHAVQDKQREFSDAPFGIVGLETALPLTLALVEEGILSLEQAVAKLTTEPAKAFSLAKGGLAPGADADLVIVDQQQSWEVDPARFRSRSKNTPFAGWKVKGRVLRTFVAGRMVYEFA; from the coding sequence ATGACTATTCTGATCAAAGGCGGACGGGTCATCGATCCGGGCCGGCTCAACGGCCCCGCCGAGGTCCTGATCGAAAACGGCAAGGTCGCCGCCGTCGGCCAGAACCTCCTGGCCTCCGCCGGCCGGGACAAGGGCTCCGTCACCACGGTGGACGCATCCGGCAAGCTGGTCCTGCCCGGCTTCGTGGACCTCCACGTCCATTTCCGTGAACCCGGCTTCGAGTACAAGGAAACGATCGCCACCGGCGGCGCCTCGGCCGTGGCCGGGGGCTTCACGGCGGTCTGCTGCATGCCCAATACTAATCCCGTCAACGACAGCCAGTCCGTCACGGAATTCATCCTGGAAAAGGCCCGCGCCGCAGGCAACTGTTCCGTCTTCCCCGTCGGCGCCATTACCAAGGGTTCGGAAGGGAAGGAACTGGCGGAGATCGGGGACTTGCGGCGCGCCGGCTGCGTGGCGATTTCGGACGACGGGCGGCCGGTGATGAACAGCATGGTGATGCGCCGGGCCATGGAGTATGCGCTGGCCTTCGACCTGCCCGTGATCGACCATTGCGAAGACCTGCACCTCTCCGAAGGCGGCTGCATGAACGAAGGGCTGGTGTCCACTGAACTGGGCCTCGCCGGCATCCCCGCCGCGGCGGAAGACGTCATGGTCGCGCGCAACATTGCGCTGGCCGAACTGACCGGCGCCCGGCTGCACCTGGCCCACGTCAGCACGGCCGGGTCGGTACGGATGGTGCGCGAGGCCAAGGCCCGGGGCATCCGTGTCACGGCCGAAGCCTGCCCCCATCACTTTTCCCTGACCGAGGAGGCCGTCCGGGGGTTCAACACGTTGGCCAAGATGAACCCGCCGCTCCGCGCCTGGCAGGACGTGCAGGCCATCAAGGAGGGGCTGGCGGACGGCACCATCGACGTGATCGCCACGGACCATGCGCCCCATGCGGTCCAGGACAAGCAGCGCGAGTTCTCGGATGCGCCCTTCGGCATCGTCGGCCTGGAGACCGCGCTCCCGCTCACCCTCGCCCTGGTGGAAGAAGGCATCTTGTCGTTGGAACAGGCGGTGGCCAAACTGACCACCGAGCCGGCCAAGGCCTTCAGCCTCGCCAAAGGCGGCCTGGCGCCCGGCGCGGATGCGGACCTGGTGATCGTGGACCAACAACAGAGCTGGGAAGTAGACCCGGCCCGGTTCCGTTCCAGGAGCAAGAACACGCCCTTTGCCGGCTGGAAGGTCAAGGGGCGCGTGCTCCGGACCTTCGTGGCCGGACGGATGGTGTACGAGTTTGCCTAA
- the pyrR gene encoding bifunctional pyr operon transcriptional regulator/uracil phosphoribosyltransferase PyrR — translation MIQNDKQHEKLIMDGHEVARAMTRIAHEILERNKGVEGLALVGIRTGGVHLAHRLAKRIQSIEGGTVPIGDLDITLYRDDLALRKDQPVLRKTSIPFNISDLKIVLVDDVLFTGRTIRAAMDGLIDLGRPAEIQLAVLVDRGHRQLPIKATYIGKNIPTSRDENVHVFLEEEGEEDRVVILNGGAP, via the coding sequence ATGATTCAAAACGACAAGCAGCATGAAAAGCTCATCATGGACGGGCACGAGGTGGCGCGGGCCATGACGCGCATCGCCCACGAGATTCTGGAGCGGAACAAGGGGGTCGAGGGGCTGGCCCTGGTGGGGATCAGGACCGGCGGCGTCCATTTGGCCCACCGGCTGGCTAAACGGATTCAGAGCATCGAAGGCGGGACCGTCCCCATCGGCGACCTGGATATCACCCTCTACCGGGACGACCTGGCGCTCCGGAAAGACCAGCCGGTCCTCCGCAAAACCTCCATCCCGTTCAATATCTCCGACCTGAAGATCGTGCTGGTGGACGATGTGTTGTTCACCGGGCGGACGATCCGGGCCGCCATGGACGGGCTCATCGACCTGGGACGGCCGGCCGAGATCCAACTGGCCGTGTTGGTGGACCGGGGACACCGCCAATTGCCGATCAAGGCCACCTACATCGGCAAGAACATCCCCACCTCGCGGGACGAAAACGTCCACGTCTTCCTTGAAGAAGAAGGCGAAGAGGATCGGGTTGTCATTCTCAACGGAGGCGCGCCATGA
- a CDS encoding HDOD domain-containing protein, producing the protein MKHPEPHSFPQPRHDRTKRGPPMNQTSDLLTNTSLRKLIGDMQTLPSLPSLYRELMNILQADDASVEKAARIIAKDVGMVTKILQVVNSPFYGLRGKVSNPSQAVTLLGLNTIKSLVLSRKVFSQFDQSKIPFFSLEVLWQHGMTTGVHARAIAKEEAVEQAMTEDAFTAGMLHDVGTLVLASNLPDQYTEMLALMQEQGLSEWDAERRLFGATHAEVGGFLLGQWSLSQTIVDTVAYHHEPSHCPTPSSIVLASVHVANATEEETQASAIGEPVHPMDLTYLTDCGFADRLPLWQALCRDESLSKAGG; encoded by the coding sequence ATGAAGCACCCAGAGCCGCACTCATTCCCGCAGCCCCGGCACGACCGGACAAAGAGGGGACCCCCAATGAACCAGACGTCCGATCTCCTGACCAACACGTCGTTACGCAAACTGATTGGCGACATGCAGACGCTCCCCAGTCTGCCGTCCCTCTATCGCGAGTTGATGAACATCCTGCAGGCAGACGACGCGTCCGTTGAGAAAGCCGCCCGGATCATCGCTAAAGATGTCGGGATGGTGACAAAAATCCTGCAGGTCGTAAACTCGCCCTTCTACGGACTGCGGGGGAAAGTCTCCAATCCCAGCCAGGCCGTCACCCTGCTGGGCTTGAACACGATCAAATCCTTGGTGCTCTCCCGCAAGGTCTTCAGCCAGTTCGACCAGAGCAAGATTCCATTCTTCTCATTGGAAGTGCTCTGGCAGCATGGCATGACCACCGGAGTCCACGCGCGCGCCATCGCGAAAGAGGAAGCCGTCGAACAGGCGATGACGGAAGATGCCTTCACGGCAGGGATGCTTCACGATGTCGGCACGCTGGTCCTGGCCAGCAACCTGCCCGACCAATACACCGAGATGCTCGCGCTGATGCAGGAACAAGGGCTCTCCGAATGGGACGCGGAACGCCGACTCTTCGGCGCCACGCATGCGGAGGTGGGGGGCTTCCTGCTCGGCCAGTGGAGCCTCAGCCAGACAATCGTCGACACCGTGGCCTACCATCATGAGCCCTCGCATTGTCCGACTCCGAGCTCAATCGTCCTGGCCTCCGTGCACGTCGCCAACGCCACGGAAGAAGAAACGCAAGCATCGGCCATCGGGGAGCCCGTCCATCCGATGGACCTCACCTATCTCACCGATTGCGGCTTCGCCGACCGGCTTCCCCTCTGGCAGGCCCTCTGCCGCGACGAGAGTTTGAGCAAGGCAGGGGGGTGA
- the sppA gene encoding signal peptide peptidase SppA: MPEGITTSRVRAAHSLAIAAALLLLSGCITINLLPGAGPLKEEELSGSGKAKVLLIELSGLISSQESGGLVEQPNLVARLKEELTRASEDQAVSAIVLRINSPGGTVTASDIMYHELKVFREKRKVPIIASIMDVGASGGYYVAAAADKIMVHPSTVTGSIGVIMLTMDAHGLLDKIGLEARAVTSGPKKDMGSPFRTMTAEERAIFQSVIDSFYERFLTVVKEGRPNLSAEQIRKLADGRIYSGDQAKAAGLVDGIGYLDDAVDLAKQQAGVTEAKVVVYRRAGEYRPNIYAKFMGTSGSAGWSPLSSFDLMGLVRGGTPQFMYLWMP; encoded by the coding sequence ATGCCTGAGGGAATCACGACCAGTCGCGTAAGAGCGGCGCATAGCCTGGCCATCGCCGCGGCCCTGCTGTTGCTGTCTGGCTGCATCACGATCAACCTGCTCCCCGGAGCCGGACCGCTGAAGGAAGAAGAGTTGAGCGGGAGCGGCAAGGCCAAGGTGCTCCTCATCGAACTCTCCGGCCTGATCAGCTCCCAGGAGAGCGGCGGGCTCGTGGAGCAGCCCAACCTGGTCGCCCGCCTGAAAGAAGAACTGACTCGCGCGAGCGAGGACCAGGCGGTCAGCGCGATCGTGTTGCGCATCAACAGCCCGGGCGGCACTGTCACGGCGTCGGACATCATGTACCATGAGCTGAAAGTCTTCCGCGAGAAGCGCAAGGTCCCGATCATCGCCTCGATCATGGACGTCGGCGCCTCGGGGGGCTATTACGTGGCGGCGGCGGCGGACAAGATCATGGTCCATCCCTCGACCGTCACCGGAAGCATCGGCGTGATCATGCTGACCATGGACGCGCACGGGCTGCTGGACAAAATCGGCCTGGAAGCCAGGGCCGTGACGTCCGGTCCGAAAAAAGACATGGGCTCTCCCTTCAGGACCATGACGGCCGAGGAGCGGGCGATCTTCCAATCGGTGATCGATTCCTTCTACGAACGGTTCCTGACCGTCGTGAAGGAGGGCCGGCCGAATCTGTCCGCCGAACAGATCCGCAAGCTGGCCGACGGGCGCATCTACTCGGGGGACCAGGCCAAAGCGGCCGGGCTGGTCGACGGCATCGGCTATCTGGATGACGCCGTGGATCTGGCCAAGCAACAAGCCGGCGTGACCGAGGCCAAAGTGGTGGTCTACCGCCGGGCCGGCGAATACCGCCCCAACATTTATGCGAAATTCATGGGCACAAGCGGGAGCGCCGGCTGGAGCCCCTTGTCGAGCTTCGACCTGATGGGACTGGTGCGCGGCGGCACGCCCCAGTTCATGTATCTCTGGATGCCGTGA